Sequence from the Paralichthys olivaceus isolate ysfri-2021 chromosome 1, ASM2471397v2, whole genome shotgun sequence genome:
GATGTCGTGTTTCACTTAAACTCACAGAACTCGTTTAAAGTGTTTGGAACATTTGTTTGTAAGAATATTTAAGGTTCAGTTCTCTACTGagaatatttatcattattacaaGGTGAGTTTCTTTCTTGGGTTTAAAAGTTCAACtatgaaaataatttgttaCTTGTGTGTAGAAAACAGTGGAGAAGCTGATCCCTGCTGATCTGAGACCAGTTTGGTCCCagacttttctacttgagtgtCTGTGACTCTCGGACTCTTCGGAAAACTGCTGGAGGCTCCGACAAGATGGAACCTGTCAAATGTTTGTGAGCGGCAGAGAAGTGAGagtgttgcacacacacacacacacacacacacacacacacacacacacacacacacacagaaacacacacacacacacacacagaaacacacacacacacacacacacagacacacacacacacacacacacagacacagaaacacacacacacacacacagacacacaacacacacacacacacagaaacacacacacacacacacagacacacacacacacacacagaaacactcactcactctgatTTGTTCTGatatacctctctctctctctctctctctctctctctctctctctctctctctctcctgggtTTCAGCTGGAGAACTGAACGATGTTCAAGAAGAAGATCTTGTTGTTGCTCTCGGTTCTTCTCATATCACTGGTTTTACTCGATGTGGATCTGAAGCATCTCATCTTTATCTGGATCCCTGGAATCGTCATGAAGCTACAAAACCGAATGTTGTCTCCACTGGTTCCTCTCGTGTCTCCTGGACCATATCTAGTGGAATATCCTCATCAGTACCACTTCAATATCAATGAGCCTCAGAAGTGTTCGGAGCAGCAGCCTTTCCTGGTTCTGATGGTTCCCGTGGCGCCCGACAACCGGGCCCACCGCGACATCATCCGCAACACGTGGGGAGGTGACAGCAGCGTCCTGGGTAAAGTGGTGAAGCTGTTCTTCCTGCTGGGGCAGAAGACTGGAGAGGGAGCGGAGCAGCTccaggagcagctgctgcaggagagcACAGAGCACCGGGACCTGATCCAGAGCGACTTCGTGGACTGCTACAAGAACCTGACCATCAAGACCATGGTGATGCTGGAGTGGCTGGACTCCTACTGCTCCAGCGCCTCTTACGCCATGAAGATCGACTCGGACATGTTCTTAAATGTGCCCAATCTCATAAATATGTTGTTGAGCGCTCCGAAGACAAACTACATGACTGGACTGGTGGCGAGAGGAGGTGCCGTTCTGAGGGATCCCAGCTCTAAATGGTACGTCCCTGAGGATCTCTACCCCGACTCACAGTACCCACGATACGCTTTGGGTCTGGGCTACGTTTTGTCCTCAGATCTCCCGAAGAAGTTGGTGGAAGCAGCCAAACACGTGCGAGCTCTGTACATCGAAGACGTTTATCTGGGGCTGTGTATGCAGCACCTGGGCATCCCCCCCACCGACCCCCCAGACTGGGGTTACTTCCATGTGGCCCCTGTGGATTACACTCCCTGTGCCTTCTCCAAGCTCATCGCCACCACCACTCAAAATGACACCGACCTTTTATTGGTCTGGAAAGACTTTCACAGCTCTGATCTGCAGAACTGTGAGTGACGGAGGTTCTCGATCTGAGCATGTCAGGAGTAcatcaggatcatgtcaggagtacctcaggatcatgtcaggagtacctcaggatcatgtcaggagtACATCAGGAGCATGTCAGGAGTacatcaggaacatgtcaggagtacctcaggatcatgtcaggagtacctcaggaacatgtcaggagtaCATCAGGAGCATGTCAGGAGTAcctcaggatcatgtcaggagtACATCAGGAGCATGTCAGGAGTAcctcaggaacatgtcaggagtacctcaggaacatgtcaggagtaCGTCAGGAGCATGTCAGGAGTAcctcaggaacatgtcaggagtaCGTCAGGAGCATGTCAGGAGTAcctcaggaacatgtcaggagcatgtcaggaacatgtcaggagtacctcaggaacatgtcaggagtacctcaggaacatgtcaggagtaCGTCAGGAGCAGGTCAGGAGTAcctcaggaacatgtcaggagcacgtcaggaacatgtcaggagtaCCTCAGGAACATATCAGGAGTACCTCAGGAACATGTCAAGAGTAcctcaggaacatgtcaggagtacgtcaggagcatgtcaggaacatgtcaggagtacctcaggatcatgtcaggagcacctcaggaacatgtcaggagcacctcaggatcatgtcaggagtACATCAGGAGTAcctcaggaacatgtcaggagcacctcaggaacatgtcaggagcaCCTCACAGTGAATCATTTGCAGGTTCATGTCTGactcttcacattaaaactTGATGGAGTCAAAAAAATGATTTCTGACACACGGTTCAGATAATCCTGTTTTAACAACTTGGTTCTCGATACTTttcaacaataaataaagtcatgaAAGAAAACTTCTTATGAGTCAATGACTGATGCTTCTTCAATCACACAGTTCAACCAAACTAGGAGGAAATCTACAAACAGGAAGCACAAGACCACCATTacaacaaatcaaatacaactatgaaaacaatgtgaacatCCAGACAACAGCTCCAGAAATTAAATACACGAAGAAACAAAGCAACTATAACATGAGACACGTTCCCAGTTAATTAAGAGAAATTAGATGAAGCTCAATCaagtgaaccccccccccccacacacacacacacacacacacactaaatgtaGCAGAGGGAATTAAACCTCTTTGTACCACATTCCGCTCACGGTGTTAAACAAGGATCGATAccgtcttcctcttctctttgtttctggaGTCACCGACAGCTGCCGTAGTGCCTCTGAGCAAAGTTAATGAAGAAAGTGCAGCAGgtgatttaacatttttatataaagtcGTTGATTTTAACCACAGACTGAGAACAGGAAGTAAACAGGAAGTCCCTAATTCTCCTGGAGCAACGTATTCATCCAGCAACGTGTGATGTCTGCCCCCCAGTGGCAGCTACCGGCTATTACAAGCAGGGAGTCGCCAaatttaaaggaaaacaaagaactAATTTAAATTTATCAGAGAAAAGAGAATATGgataaaaaatacaacacaaataatatgtgaataataataatcataacatGATCAACTCACTTCCTCAAAGTGGAGGAAAcactttgttattattattatcatttgaaATGGTGATAAATGTAAGTCAATAAAAGATCaccatacatatatatatatatatatatatatatatatatatatgtatatatttgcaGTATTTCGTAAAGTTTGGGACTTTTTGCTCAATTTCGTTTCCTGGCCACATGGGGGcagaagagacaaagagaactTACAACACTGACACAATGTCATGAGGTCATTACCTCTTGATTTTACACTTACTGTATAAAGATAACAATGATAACGATCatttcaataattaaataataatgtgaccgACTCTAACGGCAGTATTACTCAGCAGAGCTTGTACTTTCACCACGGccaaatcaagctgcaccagattatTCACACTCATGAATCTCTGATTCTTCTAATCATGATCtgtgaattattccctgagaagtACAATCAAAcgtgaaagtgttttttgtgttatcCTTCTGAcaaacagcatgaaaacacaatgtggAGGCAGCATGACGTAATGGGGACAGTTCAAGAGTTGTTAAATGACttgaatattttgtatttgtgtttttgtgtatctgCCGGGAAGGAAGTTGTGCGACTGGTGAATAATCCCTTCTGTGTTTTTAAGATGAAAAGTCTCTTCAGTAGAAACACGCAGGTCATAAAAACTTCTTAACACATGAACATTTCCACACAAAGCTGATGAGACACAACTCGAGTCTCAGGTGTGATCGTGTCTCAGCCTGATGTCGTGCTCGTGTCTCCAGGAACATCGTGTCCGCTGCCGAGTGGAGGAACTCGTGAGACTGAGTCTAAACATAGGTGACAGTCATTTATACTGAGAGGAGGAGTCTGCAGGGGAATGTCATCAGCCCACTGcctggtgtttgtgttggaggaggagtgtctgctgctccagctgATCAAGGttcattgttgtgttgttggaTTCCTGCCGAGAGGTGATGTAATTCACCTCCACTGAGGTGTGGGGGAGGGGAAGGTGGTTCACTATCTGTTTTGTTGGATCTTAAAGTTGCGTCATCTCAGTTCAGTGAGTGATCCGTGCAGCGATGACCaaacctccctctcttcttcaggCTGAACATCATAAACATAAGATTCTTAGATTCAGGAGTTTCTCCTAAAGATACAATTacacaaatattataaaaacatcTAAACATTATTTTAGTTGAAAGGTTGCTTGTTGTGTCTGGaaacataaatgtgttttgcttTATGTGGGATATGAACATTAAGGTGGAAGCAACCTCAGGGAGACAGAGGacggatccctctcccaggacggacagacctacaatggatgtcacgtgtacagaacaacgcaacagaaacatattgtacaattacaatgatgatgatgatgatgatgaagatctCGTGTGTGCAGAATTATTATTAAGGACAGTAGAGCAGTGGCTGATGGGAGAaccagaggaggaaatgttgcGTGATCACTAAGTAAAACTTTgactcttttgttttcattccatCAAGGTGACAGAATGAATCATGGGAAATCCCTCTCACTCTGTTTCTCCCATGAACCTTCTGAAGACAGGAAACTACAACGAGCTCTCCTCCGTCAATGAGCTCCTTCATGTTCTCACCCACGGGAGGAGCTTAacccttcatcttcatcatcttcatcttcatcatgatcttcatccatcatcatcatcatcatcatcttcatcctcttcatcatcttcatcttcatccatcatcatcttcctcatcatcttcatcttcatcatgatcttcatccatcatcatcttcatccatcatcttcctcatcatcttcatccatcttcatcttcatcttcatcttcatcttcatcatgatcttcatcatcatcatcttcatcatcatcttcatccatcatcatcttcatcatcatcttcatcttgatCTTCATCATAATCTTCAtccataatcatcatcatcatcatcatcatcttcatccatcatcatcttcatcatcatcttcatcttgatCTTCATCATAATCTTCAtccataatcatcatcatcatcatcatcttcatccatcatcatcttcatcttcatccatcatcataatcatcatcatcatcttcatcttcatcatgatcttcatcttcatcttcttcaaaGCTTTTATCTTATGATGTCGGACTTTTATTCTTTGTatcttgattatttttatttatataattattgttTGTGAAGTTCACTTTGTTACTTGGATTGAAAAGTtcttacaaataaagttattattatatattaatatcatatatattgataataatgatattaacattaaaactattttgactgtgcaaatgtttttcatttaaataattgaattaaCTTCGTTTTAATAGGATTTCATGAGAATTAATGCCACTGCACGTTATCTTATCcacctattcatcttgtgtttctgtttttattctttctacctcaatattttatttattctattgtattgtattttatagtATTCAAATATACCGGCTGCCATGACGACTTAATTTGCCTTCGGGgattaataaagaaatatatctatctatctatctatctaataagAAGAGAAAGtttagaagacacagatgagaAAGAGGGCGggatctccctctctctcacacacacactcatgtgcacacgcacacgcacacgcacacacacacacacacacacacacacacacacacacacactcacacacacacacacacacaactcctgTACAGGAAATAGTTGAGGGGTTTCccgtgagcagcagcaggttctgtATATAAACTGATCCAATGGAGCAAATGGTCCCATTCACACCTGACTCACCTGAGGTCGTCATGAGGTCGGTCAGTCTGCAGGTAAATAAACCTCATTGATCATTTACCACCAGtcagtcatttcattcagtcattAAGGATTTCATAGATTAACTGATTcattgactgactgattgattgattgactgattgactgattgactgattgattgattgattgattgattgattaattgattgattgagtgattgattgattgattgattgattgactgacttattgattgattgattgattgattgattaattgattgattgagtgattgattgattgattgattgattgattgattgactgattgattgattgactgattgattgattgattgattgattgattgattgattaattgattgattgagtgattgattgattgactgattgattgattgactgattgattgattgattgattgactgattgagtgattgattgattgattgattgattgattgattgattgactgattgattgattgattgattgattgattgattgattgattgattgattgactgattgattgattaattgattgattgattgattgattgattgattgattgattgattgagtgattgattgattgattgattgattgactgacttattgattgattgagtgattgattgattgattgattgattgattgattgattgactgattgattgattgactgattgattgattgattgattgattgactgattgattgattgattgattgattgattgattgattgactgattgattgattgattgattgattgattgattgactgattgattgattgattgattgattgactgattgattgattgattgattgattgattgattgattgattgattgagtgattgattgattgattgattgactgacttattgattgattgattgattgattgatcgattgattgattgattgattgattgattgattgactgattgattgattgattgattgattgactgattgattgattgactgattgattgattgattgattgactgattgattgattgactgattgattgattgattgattgactgattgattgattgactgattgattgattgattgattgactgtgTCCAGATCTCCTTGTTCTGGCTCCTGATCTTCAGAGCGCACACCTCTGCAGTCGCTCACGCGCACAGCTCCAGATGTTTGAGCGCGCAGGAGCTGGGTGCACGCGCAGACAAGTTTCAGAGGAGGTACTGGGACAAGGTGAGCGCGCCCGAGAGCCCGCCGCCGCAGGACGCGCGCACGTGCTCAAGGGCACTGGAAGAAATGCACGGGGACGTGAGCGCTCGCTCCCTGGCTCCGTGGAGGTACAGGTTAGTAAATACTTTTACTCATAAAGTTAAACTCCAGCTACATGTACTTTTACTAATAAACGTGTGatatttacagaaaatgtatttcaataatataattatatataatatgatataatatatttgAGTTTCAGACTGAACAGACATTTCAtgatatatctgtgtgtgtgtgtgtgtgtgtgtgtgtgtgtgtgtgtgtcatgtatttatttatttcactgtcatgtcagtgaaataaatacatacatgacacagcagaataaaaaagaatgagAAAATTAATGATTAGAAACATTCACAATGTTCTTCAAACTGAAAAGAAATCTTGAAAGTGACAAACTGCTTGTGATTGGTTCAGAGTCTGTGcactgactgattgattgactgattgattgatggattgatggattgattgattgattgatggatggatgtgtgtcCTTCAGAATCAACCGAGACGTGGAAAGGTTTCCTCCTGACATCGTCTTCGctgagtgtgtctgtcaggGCTGCATCATCGGCCAGCGAGAAGACATGAACTACAACTCAGTGCCTGTGACGGTTCAGCTCATGGTGCTGAGGAAGAGTCTGTGTCCGAGTGACCCCGGCAAATACGTGGTCACCAAAGAGTCTGTCCACGTGCCCGTGGCCTGTACCTGTGTGGTGCCCAAGTCCTGATGATGAAGGAGTTTTCCAGTGGTGACcatcaggtcaaaggtcactgcaGTTTATAACACCTTTCTCCAATAAGCTTGTTTTATGTTGGTTTCAAGTCACATCAGAATCAGGGCTCCGCTCGATGGTGACGATGTCAGACGTTGTCctttttgttattatattatatcatgagCATTTTAAAGCTGGTTTACTGAGACGGTTAAACCATTTCAGTTATAAATGCACAGAACATGAgggaattgaaaaaaaaatcaatttagaTGATTGTCTGTCCAGCGGCTAACCCTAACCCGTTATAATAAGTGTAAAAATATACAAGcgtgaaaaacaacaaatgatacGATCAGTCGATCATCTGTTGGTCAAATGttacaaaaaatgaaatgtgatgaacATGAATCACAAGAGTCACGTTCGTTACAAGGATCCATGTAATTGTTTGGCTGCAGCACCCCCCTCTGGCAGTGAGCTGTTACTGCAAGGTAACAAATCTCCCCAATCAAAGCCGATATTATTCTTTGGTgatattatataatttatttttcttattttaagtcATTATATAGATTTTCTCTGACTGACCCTGAACTACAGCTTTTAATTTCTTATGATCTGAATGACTAACATTAGTATTATATCTGTACAAAAAGCTTCAGGGTAAAAAGTGAAATTCAATCAAGTTTTTTTgtacagaaaagtaaaaaaaaagaaaaaacatattatttttatCAGACTTATTTTgcacaaatgaaacaaacatgtcaaCAGTTGAGCTGTAAAGGTGCTAACAGAGgttccagtgtttgtgctaagctaagccaAGCTAACTGTGTGTGGATCAGTGTATTTGGGGAACTGTTCCTTTAGTATTCATCACATGTATGTTCACGGTACGTTCAGGTTAATCGCAGATGTTTTACCTTTAAAACACTGTGAACAGGCCCAGTgagttttgcagtttttttgatggaattttaaaacatgtttatttatgtttttgtaattGAAGCTCGAGTAGAAGTGATCCCAGTGAATATGAGTTTAACCTCAGGATTTATTATGAATGTGTGGCTGTGACCAGggttttatatttgtatgaTATTATACATTTGTTAAGACGTGTCACTGACCCTCAGACACTTGTTGTCTTGTGTAACTCGTGGACGCTCGTCTGCTCTGAACCGTTCATCTCGTTTAACTTTCATCCAAGAATAAAAGATTTTCTTTCACTGTATCTTTGTCTCGgccaaacaataaaatgttatttcttgTAAGCAAACGGATCAATATGAGCCGATGAACAGTCTCCTGATAACGCTGGGCCGAACTGATGGATTTAACAAATAAAGGCTTCAACAGAGCGAAACATAAATCTTTCAAAGATCATATTTTTGAAGACTGAGAGAGAAACTGGCCTCAAACTAAATTAAGTTAATTTGAAGGCTCAAGTCCAGTACATCacaaaaacagcattttctcTTGTGATCATCACAGACTGAAAGTTCTTTCTGCTCCATCATACAACACAATGATTCAGCTGCAGTTAATTCAGATCACACATCACAGTTAGTAGTCAGTTAATGTTTGGTTTGAGAAGCAGGACGAGGGCTCGACACCCTCTGGTTCTTCTTCTAACCAAAGTAGAAACACAACATCTGGTTCCGCTCCTTCAGCAGTGACGCCTGAGTCTCAAGAACATTCCAGAAGATCTGAGAGATCAGTTCAATTCCTTTAAATTAATATCAATTCATTGTTTGATTGAATAATATTATATCATAATAAAACACCTaaatatttatagttatttcAAAAGGtataaccctaactctaaccctaaccataaccctaaccctaaccctaactctaactctaactctaactctaaccctaaccctaaccctaactctaaccctaactctaaccatAAATCTAACCCTAACAgactctaaccctaactctaaccctaaccctaaccctaactctaaccataactctaaccctaacagaccctaaccctaaccctaactctaactctaactctaaccctaaccctaactctaaccctaactctaaccctaacagaccctaaccctaatgataaatctaactctaaccctaaccctaacagactctaaccctaactcctaactgctaactgctaactgctaactCCTAACTCCTAACTCCTAactcctaaccctaaccctaactcctaACTGCTAACTCCTAACTCCTAACTCCTAACTCCTAACCCTAACTCCTaactgctaactgctaactCCTAACTGCTAACTCCTaactgctaactgctaactCCTAACCCTAACTCCTAACTCCTAACTCCTAACTGCTAACAcaatttaaattcattcaaaatTCACTACATTCATCTTTTACTGACAAATAGAATTGAATAATATGAAGAAGCACATTTATTACATGAATGTTTGAGCCACAGTTCACAAAGACACCACACGGTGTCTCTGCATCACAACATGTCTCAACATGTTGTATCACAGCAGAACATACATTAAACACGTGTGTGCTAACACTGGTGGAAGCTGTGAGCTGCCTGTGCACTGAGTCATGTATGTTGAAGAGACAGTGAGGAAAGATTTGATTAAAGCTCATTTCTAACTGTTTCTGTTGGAATCAGTTTAATGATTGAAACACATGATTGACAACAAACCAACACCCAGTGTTTAAACACACTTAGAGAAGAGTCCTCATCACTGATACATGCTCTACGTTAATAAGCACttcaaattataattataattattctaCCTTCATTATAccgatttaaaaaatatctttattacAATGTTATTACACAAAATAGAACAATTACTATTTCTGAAACAGGTGAAGCAGCCTGAAGCGGGTTTGATACCCACGGGATATTTAGTTTCTAcagtttaaatgaatgtttgaatgaagggtaaaaataaatagagaacactttgtcatgaggGTAACAAAGAGTGCAGGGATGAAGCACGAGGCAACGGAATTTAATTCATACAGCACATTTCATTAGAAGTAACTTAATGTGCCTCACATCCAGAGAAtagattgaaaataaaaaatacagcaacAGATGAAAAGGTGTAAGTATTGTAAAAGTATTCTAAAACTTAGCACCAGTTCGACGTACAACATACGATCACCTGTCAAACCCACACAGCGGATCAACAGGAAACTTCAGTAACATTCAGACCTGACACTGAAAATCAGACCAAGGCCGGAGAACAGAACTTTTGGTAGTTTGCTTTTGAAAGTTGAGttgaatctgaatctgattTGAAAAGCACGTCACTGACCCGAGAGCTGTGGAGTGAAACCATTAATTACTCAGAACACTAGAAGCAGGATTGTCCTGTTATTGTGTGTTGTAGTGGACGCCGAGGACAGATGTCTTTATCACATCAGAGTAAAGACGAGCTGTGagttcacattcattcattcattccagtGTTAACTCGTCACATTAATGATCCCAGCCGTCATTCAGTCACACATTCAGTCATGGTGCCGGAGTGGAAGCAGCTCAAagtggggattttattttgaaaataaaatcattgcaAACTATACTATTTTCCAAATTGAACATGTTTTCAATATAAAAGTCTTTAGTTAACTTCCAGCTGAAGTTTGAATGTTGACGACTGTAGATGTGTTT
This genomic interval carries:
- the LOC138410800 gene encoding beta-1,3-galactosyltransferase 2-like, which gives rise to MFKKKILLLLSVLLISLVLLDVDLKHLIFIWIPGIVMKLQNRMLSPLVPLVSPGPYLVEYPHQYHFNINEPQKCSEQQPFLVLMVPVAPDNRAHRDIIRNTWGGDSSVLGKVVKLFFLLGQKTGEGAEQLQEQLLQESTEHRDLIQSDFVDCYKNLTIKTMVMLEWLDSYCSSASYAMKIDSDMFLNVPNLINMLLSAPKTNYMTGLVARGGAVLRDPSSKWYVPEDLYPDSQYPRYALGLGYVLSSDLPKKLVEAAKHVRALYIEDVYLGLCMQHLGIPPTDPPDWGYFHVAPVDYTPCAFSKLIATTTQNDTDLLLVWKDFHSSDLQNCE